One Aphelocoma coerulescens isolate FSJ_1873_10779 chromosome 6, UR_Acoe_1.0, whole genome shotgun sequence DNA window includes the following coding sequences:
- the SFR1 gene encoding swi5-dependent recombination DNA repair protein 1 homolog — protein MEESVLDKLPSLCNTPKDSGAAPPQGTSSGKQQMSAALRERLRKTRRSFNANFTVAKRLKIDTEEKDSAAADTGCLPETSTDCSTLQDGSENLEGNSTGHTCCKSPLQESDPCGSAENLGVLQVDLGQQQSLEEKVKLVKQVQEKEELLRRLKLVKMYRSKNNLSELQALIAKWRSSTQMMLYELQSAFSADGKKVSLTQLIDTFGLEDQLLHYSRTEEDFVDA, from the exons ATGGAAGAGTCAGTGCTGGATAAATTGCCATCTTTGTGCAATACTCCCAAGGATTCTGGGGCAGCACCTCCACAGGGGACTAGTTCAGGGAAACAG caaATGAGTGCAGCTCTGAGGGAACGATTAAGGAAAACAAGACGTTCATTTAATGCCAATTTTACAGTGGCAAAGAGGCTCAAAATAGACACCGAAGAAAAagactctgctgctgctgacacaggGTGCTTGCCAGAGACAAGTACAGACTGTTCCACATTACAGGATGGTTCTGAAAATCTGGAAGGAAATAGCACTGGACATACATGTTGCAAAAGTCCCTTACAGGAGAGTGATCCGTGTGGATCAGCAGAGAATTTGGGTGTGCTACAGGTTGATCTTGGGCAGCAACAGTCCCTGGAAGAAAAAGTAAAGCTGGTGAAACAAgtgcaggagaaggaagagctaCTTCGTAGGCTGAAACTGGTGAAGATGTATCGATCCAAG AACAACCTGTCTGAGCTGCAGGCTTTGATAGCAAAGTGGAGAAGTAGCACCCAGATGATGCTGTATGAACTGCAGTCGGCCTTTTCTGCAGATGGCAAGAAAGTGAGTCTCACTCAGCTCATTGATACTTTTGGGTTAGAAGACCAGTTACTGCACTACAGCAGAACAGAAGAAGATTTTGTAGATGCAtaa